GGATgctctaaatatttgaaaatattgtAAGAAGCATATGACCTGGTTCTTAAGCTATCAAATAGGGTTTTGCTTCCATGGTATGATAGGGTGCGATTGCAAATCGAAGGATAcattgggtttttcttttctgataaTCAAGCAGTTTGATTTAAATCAAACTTTAGATGATGACATATTGGCAATCACATTATATAACCGAGTTTGGTGGTAATATCTCGTCAATCTACTATTCCTGCTTTGGGTTTTCCGTTTTTGTTTTCATACTAATTcaataatttctctctctcatagTTGAGCAGCTTGAGCAACTGGGGTAGTGAAATGCATATAGATAGTATTTTTTGTGAATGATTAgatataaataactgataaatcACTCTCCACATCCGGGGTGGTGGCGCAGTTGGCTAGCGCGTAGGTCTCATAGCTTTCGAGTAATCCTGAGGTCGAGAGTTCGAGCCTCTCTCACcccaaaataattgtttttatgtttccCACGTCTATGCAAACAACACATgccagtgtttttttttttttttcttttttcttttttcacataTATTCTGTTCTTCGGTTCCAATATTCATGATCCTCTCTAATTTGTCTCTCATTCCTCTCTTTTTAATAAACCATGGAATAACCAATTTAAAGGAGTTTTAAGAAGAGCTTGCAATATATATGAGAGTGGGAGTGGTATGATACTCCACAGTCCACCACCCCCAATCAAATGCTCTACTCCAAGACTCTCACTCGAACAGCCTTATGTACCCTCTTGGAGCCATTGCTCAACCAATTCCGGCCTCACATCCTATCCTATGCACCTATTTTCCAGTTCTTGACTGGTCACAACCTCTTAAAACTTGGCCAACAAGTGCATGCCCACATGGCCCTTCGTGGGGTCGAACCCAATGCCTTCCTCGCCGCCAAGATGGTCGCTATGTATGCCAGTTCTGGCAATCTTAACTCGGCCATGGCTGTATTTCACAAAATCAATACCCCAACTGCTCTTTTATATAATTCGATACTTCGGGCTTGTGCTCGGTATGGGTATTTCGAAATAACCATTGGGATTTTCTTTCGAATGCACTCTCTAGGCGTTAAGGGTGATAACTTTACGTTCCCTTTTGTGCTCAAGTCTTGTGCCGAATTGTCAAGTCGTTGGATGGGAAAATGTGTTCATGGGCAGAGTTTGAGAATTGGGTTGGAGTTTGATATGTATGTTGGGACTTCTTTGATTGATATGTATGTAAAATGTGGTGAATTAGCAAATGCCCGTaagttgtttgataaaatgACAATGAGAGATATTTCGTCCTGGAATGCTTTAATTGCTGGGTATATGAGGGATGGGGAAATTTATGTTGCTGAGGATTTGTTTTGGACAATGCCATGTAGAAATATTGTTTCTTGGACTGCTATGATATCAGGGTATGCTCAGAACGGGTTGGCTGACCAGGCGTTGCATGTGTTTGAGATGTTGAAAGAAGATTCGGAGGTAAGGCCTAATTGGGTAACAATAATGAGTGTGCTTCCTGCGTGTGCACATTCAGCTGCTCTTGAGCATGGGAGACGGATTCATGACTTTGCCGATGAGCTTGGTTTGGGTTCGAATGCCTCTGTACAGACAGCACTTGTTGCAATGTATGCTAAATGTGGGAGCCTTGCTGATGCTCGTCAATGTTTTGATAGGATAGGTCAAAGTGAAAAGAATTTGGTTGCTTGGAATACTATGATAACTGCTTACACTTCCCATGGATGTGGAATGGAATGTGTATGGACTTTTGAGGAAATGATCAGAGCGGGCATTCGGCCTGATAACATCACATTTATAGGGTTATTATCTGGATGCAACCACTCAGGTCTTGTTGATGTTGGCCTAAAATACTTCAATTGTATGAACTCAATATTCTCTGTTGAACCAAGAGTTGAACATTATGCTTGCATTGTAGATCTTTTGGGTCGTGCAGGGCGCTTGGTGGAAGCAAAAGAGCTCATTGATAAAATGCCAATGCAAGCAGGACCAAGCATATGGGGTGCATTATTGTTTGCTTGCCAAAGCCACCGCAATTTGGAAATTGCAGAAATTGCTGCTAGAAAGTTGTTTGTCTTAGAACCAGAAAATGGTGGGAATTATGTCCTGCTTTCAAATATGTATGCTGAAGCCGGCATGTGGAAGGAGGTGGACAATGTGAGAGCTCTTCTAAAATGTCGAGGCATGAAGAAAAATCCTGGATGCAGTTGGATTTAGGTTAATGGGAAATCTCATTTGTTTCTTGGTGGAGATACATCTCACCCTCAAGTAAAGGAAATCTATATGTTTTTGGAGGCATTGCCTAAGAAGATTTAAGGCAGCGGGTTACATACCTGATACTACTTTTGTTTTGCATGATGTTAGCGAAGAGGAGAAAGAATATAACCTCACCCACAGTGAAAAGCTAGCCATTGCATTTGGGCTTTTAAACACTAGTCCTGGAGTTCTCTGTGTGACCAAAAACCTTCGAATTTGTGGAGATTGTCACACAGCCACCAAgttcatataaaaaatttatggacGGGAGATAATTGTGAGGGATGTAAATTGATTCCATCACTTTAAAGATGGGTCTTGCTCCTGCGGAGATTATTGGTAATTAAAATAATAGGACGCAAGGCAAGTCCTTAGATTCGTATGCATTTTGTATTGCCCTGCTTCCTTGGTGATATGTTGAAGTCACACAAGGACATTTTTCATCATCCTGCACCATAAATTACATGCTAATAAGCAAATTCAGCAGCTTGATGGGTACCTTCGTGCCAATTCAGTCGATGGGAAAGACAGAGATCACACTATTCTGCATCCACGGTAGCTACCAGGTCTTTTCAATATGAAACACCTGAAGCAGCTACATTAAGGACTTCAAGAGATGTGATGCCCAAGTTAATCTACAAATTGAGGCAAGAGGGTATGAAAGGTGGAATTCATTATCAGTTTCATTCTCTTCCGTAGATAGGTTTGGTGTTTCTTCAGGCCCTATGGAGAGGGAACCATACATCCCCAAGTATGTTGAAGTTAATTATATTGAAGGTTCTAATGATAAAAAGTGTAGTAATGCGAACTTCCCTTGGACAAAAAAGCTGGAGGTGCTCATCTGAATTATAGTCGAGTTTCTTATTTGCATAGATGTCATCCTGATTGTTGTTTGCCTACTTCCACTACCAGGCCAATAACAAGAAAGTAATTAGAAATCACTCATTTCGCCCCAACCAAAGAGAGGTCATTAATGCTACAATGAGTGGTTATGATTTTTTCGTTTTAATGCCAACTGGAGGGGGAAAGAGTCTCTGACATATCAggtaaattttttgtttttttttgaaaagctcTTACGAGTTATGGTTCTTAATTAATACAGTCTACTACTTTCAATACCAGAACACGTTTTATGGTTTTGCAATCTCAGTTTTCAGTTATCCATAGTGTATGGTCAATTACATCGTTAACTCTGTGggaatgcctttttttttttttcccccttttcttAGATCCAAGATTTTAAGtttcattatttcttttaatatcAGTAAATTAAACTTTCTGTGGTTTACATTATAGGAGTTTGACACTTCTGAATTTTGTAATCTTGCAGCTCCCTGCTCTTATTTGTCCAGGTATAACGTTGGTAATTTCTCCCCTACTGTCACTTATCCAAGATCAGATAATGCATCTATCACAGGTAACGTTGATGATATGGAGAATGATGACGGTGCCGGCCAgaagaaaataatgatgatGTTATTGGGGTTGTAATGGTGGAGAGCTCGGCGATGGAACGGTGCTTGGATTTAAGGATTGAGGGCAGGAGCTCAATATCTTATAATTGGAGGATGGTGGTGGTGATGTTGGATTACTGTGGTGGAGAGTTGGACAACGGAATTCCTGATTTCACAATTGGAGAATGGGAGTtcaattttctgaaaaatgtggGTATGATGGATGTGGTAGCGGAAATGGGGTACATGGTGGAGATGAGGGGCAATGGTCTTTTGGCAATATTTGGGATGCTTTCCTTTGAAGATGGTGGGCCCTAAAATCATGTGATAGTCATGTTtctgaaaaaaccaaaacatttgATTACAACTTAAATGAGGGGGCATTAGGATCTATGAAGCAATACTTAAAGGAGGTGCAGTGTCCATGTGCCCCACTTATTGTATCTGAAACTTATTAGACACCtgcaaataaaatttttagATGTGTTTTGGAAGTGAGTTGGACACAACAAGCAGGCATTAAGCATTTGTTTGGTACTTGTGATTTGTCTTATCTTCCTTTTGTAAATAATGAATCTAAAAAGATATTATATAAATTACTTGCGTCCCTGTTGTGCTGTATCCTTGTCTTTTGGATTTTGTAGTGTCGTGTGTTTGTGTTGCCCTGTTCATGTCTATGCTTTTATAGGTTAAAAGTTGAGTGAACAAATTGGATGCTTGGAAGGGGACACTGGAAACGAGTAATTATGAGAATCGGGCTCCTCTTCAATTCGCAAGTAAAACACAGGCACATTGATGAATCTAAACTATCCACCCCAATTTCTGAACAAATAATGGATGTGCTCCTAGGTTTTCTTTGCGACTAAGAAGAATAGGTTTTCCAACTAGAACACAAATAAAATGTGTCAATAGGCTTTCACATTgatcaaaaattaatttaaagttttagaaagagagagagaaactggAGATCATTGTATTATTTTCATTGATATTAGTGAATAATAAACATTACTCTTCTTGTTGCTGCAGCCTGCATGGATATAGGCAATCCTGCCAAAGTTTTAGAGGACATTCCTGAAGGTTTGGAGAAAAGCTTGACCTTTTTTACGTTAAGAAGTTATTTGTGCTGTGTTCGGTTGCCGagaaaattgagaaagaaagaagacaacagtagaagaagaagaagaagccggCGGGagtggaaagaaaaaagaatcgtATGTTTAAGGAGATGATGTGGCCAAATTTGTATGTTTTGTGGTGACATGGCAGTCTAATGTTGCGTGTGTACGATGTAAGCTAGTGGACCTAAAACATTTgtcttcattttaattttattggaCATGACATGGCATTACCGTTAAAGCTTTTAACGAAATGAGAACAAAAGAAGTTATTTGATAACGGTGCAAACCTTAAAGTATGGTTTGATAACTTTAAAACTTAAGAGCAATTTGATCAAAGGTAAAATCTCGAGCCACAGGAgcgtttttctcttaattataaTCCGTGTATCTAAGGTCTAGTATAATGTTTTGGTCATGTGAACAACGTTCTACTCAATACTCACTAATTTCCTCTCAGCACTAGAGTTCACATAGttataattgtaaaaataaataaataaataaaataagctgATACAATTTCCATATGTAGCTCACAAAAGTACATTATACTGTTTATACATATATTGCACTATCGTTTTGACCTAAATTGTAATAGAGAAGTTTGTCTTCCCAAGGTATAAATGCTCCCATTGTTGCAAATTTccgatttcttctttctttccttttctttagcTTTGGTTAAAAGGtcaaaatgttaatttttatttagtttttatttttggacaaaaattagctacaaatcagtttgtagtcTTTGACTACCAACCGGTTTAATAAGCTGACAAGTGTCCTAAAACATGTGATAGGCACATGAAACTTTTAACAGCTAGACTTTAACGGTGTTAACttcctatttgttttttttttttttttttttaaacctttcttcttctaacctaatttctctctcaaataaaTCTGACCTTTCTTCTaactcttcttcctttttttctttttctttttttttttgtgtttttttggtttttgtttttgtgcaGTTTCAAATgggaaacaaaatgaaaacttttccattatacaaaatattttctaagaaacaaaaacaagttGAAACCAAGCATATGGCTGGATTGCATCTTCCCAAGATGATGTTGACGCAGTGGATAAAAACTGTTTCAAAAAATGGTACAACACATTATTTCGAAACTATTtcgtaaaataaataaaaaaattagacagaAATTGTTCTgtttaagacaaaaaaaaaaaaactggaagaaaaaagtaggaaaaaaattgctacgttaggacaaaaaaaaatattagaactTGCTGAACTACCTAACTGGAAAAAAAATTCCTCACAAATAAACCTGCTCATCACGAGAaagccaaacacacacacaccaaaaaaaaataccgaACCAGCTGAGAATAAAAAACtcgaaaaaaaaagggggggggggggggggggggggggggaaactCATGAGTCATGAGCATAAGAAAACCATCAAGTGAACTTGCTgtgaagaaaaaatttgaaaaaaaaaaaaaaatcacaactaaacTTGCTCATCATGTGAAAGCCAATTAATTGGAAAGAGAACATGTAGgaaaaacatgaaaaagaagggttagaagaaaaaaaaaaggtggggggggggggggggggggggggggggggggtggttagaagaaagggaaaaacaaaaaagaagaatgaagTTATAAGAATTAAATGTTAAGtttatttgagagagagattaggttagaagaaatgtttaaaaaaaaaaaaaaacaaaacaaataggAAGTTAACACCGTTAACGTCTATTAAAAGTCACATGTGCTTCTCAGGTGTTTTAGGATACTTGTCAGCTTATTAAACCggtttgtagttaatttttgtcctttattttttttttggcttaggATGCTACATGTTAGTTTTCATTCATACAAATCCACTTGTTATTCAACCCTTTGCGGTAACTGCTCTCTTCTCTCCCTTGAAGACAACCAAAAAACCCATGATTGTCGAGGAAGTGAAACCCACTCCCTCCTCCCCCTTCCCCTCTactcccctcctcctcctccatccCTTTCCCGCCTCTTCTAAGGCTCAAACTGCCTCCTTAGAGGTCCTACCTCTTCAGAGGTCTTATCCATCGCCTTTAGCAATACATCTTAGTTCAACATCACTGCTAGCTTCTCCTCCACCACAAATGGACCGATTTCAGCCTTAAGACGTTCTCAACCTTCAATCCGCCCCCTTCTTGAAGTTCatggatttaatttttttcaaaattagatCTATCAACTTCAAGAATCTTTATTGCCACACGCATCATTCTACCGTGATCTGGGCTCTCACCACTTTGCTCTACCATCAACCGCTTCTCCATCCGACCAACACACGCTGACACGTTAAGTCTTCCACCACTACCGCCGGTTTCCCATGGTGTTCTGCTTCCTCCCGACAACCACCGCCGGCATGTTTTCTTCACACGCCGACAAACTCCACCTTCCTCCGCCACGCAAGCTACCAGTGTTCTACTCCGTGTTTTTACTTGCTTTTCCTagttaatatatttgtattgaTGTCTCTCTTTTGCAATCTTGGATTTAAACTCTAATAGTGCTTTTTCCGCTTCAACCTCCTTCTAGTGGAATAaaatcctctcaatttcaaatgaaattgatgcTATCTATTTTATGGTTAGGATCTAAAGTGAATACATTTAATGGTGCAtatgattttacattattttaaaggggagtgatccttacactcacactacacaacaatggtacaacaccaaggcacaatgctGTGTGGACTCCACTCCATtatgccttggtgttgtgtcattattgcgtagtgtgagtgttttaatcatttctctattttaaattttaaaaaacgtgACAACATTGACTTCATACACACCATtaaatgcatcaactttaaatcatgaacctttcatttaaaatagatagtatcaatttcattaaatgaaatagaaatgATCCTATTCCCCTTCCAGTGGTTGTCGTTATTCCCAAATGGGAGTTCAGATAGGTTAGCCTTAATCTGTGCCCCTTTAGCTTATGTAACCTCCTTGTGCAGTCCTTAGAGATGACCGAATCATTTGTTTGACACATTTCCTaccttttgtaattatttcaacactgttttagtttgttttgggtcTGTTGTTGGGGAGCCCATCCCCTTTTCGTTTATAGGATCATCCACTCATTCATTTCAGATCAAGAGTGGGACAGATCTTCCCCTATAACCATTTCCTTATgtaactagaaaaaaaaaaatacaaaagaaaagaaaaaaactagtGATATAACAACAATGAATAGAAGTTGTGCCTGCTAAATCTATAAAAGGACTGTATGAACTTGCAAATAGGGAAAGgggatttaaaaaaataaaacgtaaaataccaaaataagcATTACAGAAGTTCCCAAAATTTTTAGAGGccacaaatattacaaaatgACCAACAATTTTTCACACTAATGTTGTTTTTGTcctaggttttttcttttgctgcTTATGTTCTTCATATAGCTGTAGGTATAACGCAGTACGATCTAACTCAGCCCTCAATCTTTCATTCTCCTTAATGTCACGAAGAAGCATGAAATGTGTAGAAAGTTTATTTCTCACCTTATCTTCATCAATTGAAGCTGAATCTGGAGCAGGGTCAATAGTGACTGATGTGGAAGACCCACTTCCTCTTTTCCTCTTGTTATTCAGTTTCATGCTGTGACTCTGCGGGGTGAAGGACTCTCTTTCAAGTGACAAGTCCAGAAAAGCTTGTTGAGGAGAAATAGAAGAGAGAAAAACTTGGTTATGAGCAGTGCTTATGCTTGCAATGCTTGAAGCCAGTGTCGAGACAGATGGGTGATAATGCTTAGACAGAAGATCGAGTTCCCAAAGGACTGAAGCAAGAGCACCACTTAAATTGGGGTCTGAGGCATATGGCTGATATTTCTGCacataaaatatatagataGAAAGAGGAAATTTCAGATTGGTTATTCATACAAGAGCAGTGAGCAAAATCACATAGTCAACTTTTATGCAGACAAATAATATCTCCAccactttttttcaaataaaataaataaacaaaaacagcACATGGcatcaaaacacattaaaaacATTCCATCTCATATTACAAGGCATCTCAATGTCgattccctccctctctctcttcctccctTAATGTGCATGTAAGGATCAATTCATGTGTTACTGAAGATGAAGTTCTAAATTACATTCTAGGTCTTGACCCCCCACCTTCGCCTTCTGTAAGTTTTGACAGATGTTTTAGACCCACCTTGGAAGCTGGACTATAAGTGCAACAAAAAGTATGATGAATTCATCTTACTTCCATGCAGAGTCAAAAAGGCCAACTTGACtaaagaactgcaagaattagTACGACTACCATAGTGCTCCAAGAATTCCTAAATACAAATTAATGCAGCATGTCAAAGGGAAAACCAACACGACCCCCACATGCAAAACGGTACTTTTGCCACCATAACATGGAAGTCTGCAACAATTCTTGAGTAGGCACAAGAAGCCCATATATATGTCAACAGAAAAAGTAGAtgtagaaaatgaaaaacaaaaaactcggGATTCTCATGCATTaccatcacacacacacacacacacacacacacacacacacacacacacacacacacaaaaaaaaaaaaaaaaaaaaaaaaaacaactacacAAGAAGCAGAGGTTATGAATTAACAAACACGAAAATGCATGAGTAGCCAAGAACTTACCGCAATGGTACCTGAAACTGAACCACCACCAGCATCATTTTCCAACAGATTCCGGCATTTCACATTCTTCTGAAGAAGATGCTTCAATGTAACCAAGGCTGCAAAGTTCCAAAGCAGAACCAGATAACTAGACAGAAGAATAGCACAAAGGTATTTGATAATAAATTAGGTAACTGATGTAAACAATATACCAGCCATGGACTCTGCAGATCCAAAGCACAATGAAAATGTGGCCAAACGTTTTACAAATGCAGCAGCCTTTAGCATGTCATGCTGTCTATCTTCACATAACATCGTCTTGAGAGCTTCAGCTAACACCCCACCCTGATCTCTGATCGACGAacaagaaaaattacaaatgaaatgaaaaaatttattagTACAGGGCACCTCCCTCGCATGAGGCAgctattgagagagagagagagagagagagagagagagaggagtgggAAATTGGACCTAGAAGAATGAGAAAGCACACGAACCCCCTAACCCACTCAAAGAAGAGAGTATTCCTCCCCCCAActcaaaaaattacaataataataaaatcaaaaataatacaataataattaaaagtaaaagaagaatTGATAGGTTTTTGCTATCGCCCGATTGGGAAGTTCACTTTCCTGATGTTTCTCAGAGAAGATTTTCTAGACTTTTATcagaccatttccctgtggtgCTTGATTGTAGTGTTGCAATAACGAGTAGTaggtattttatgttttgagaaTACATGGTTGAAGTTTAGAGTTTTGTGGAACAAGTGAAAAAGTAGTGGATGTCTTGCAGTTTTCAAGGTTCCCCTAGTTTTATTCTGGCAAACAAGTTGAAAGCTTTGAAAAACGGACCagaaaaaatggaatgaagacGTTTTTGGCAACGttgaaaagtagaaaaaatGATCTTTTGGATGGTATCCGCGAACTTGATATTATTGTGGAAGGGGACCCTTATCTGAAGCTGAAAGATTGAGAAAGGAAGAAATGTCAAGGGGTTTGGAGAggtttattcttttaaaataaataagttgGCAGCAGAAGTCAAGGGCTCTATGGTTAAGAGAGAGATAAAAACACTAAATTTTTCCAGTGTTGCAAATTCCAATAGAAGAAACAATATCGTGGATTCTTTAGTTGTTAATAGTCTTTGTCCCCAGACTCTACAGAAAATAAGGGAGCATATTGTGAACTTTTACAATAAGCTATATCCAAAATAATTCAATTGGACGGCAAAACTGGAGAGGCTTTCTTTTACTTCCATTGAAGTTGATGAGGGTTCTTGGTTGGAAAAAGATTTTGAGTGGTGAAAGCATTGATTGGTGATAAGGTTCTAGGCCCTGATGGCGTTTTTTCAGACTTGTTGGGAGGTCATTAAAAAGGATATTGTGGATGTTTCAAGGAGTTTCATCCCCGACGGGGTTTTGAAAAGAACCTCaatgcaacttttgtttccCTTATCCACAAGAGACTTGGTGCCATGGTACTAAAGATTTCCATCCTATTATTCTAGTGGGtggtatttataaaataatctcTAAGGTCCTTCAAAATAGGTTGAAAACAGTGTTGGAGAAGATTATATCCAGGTCGCAAAATGCATTTATTAGGGAGAGACAAATTTTAGACTCCGTTTTGATTGCTAATAAATGTCTTGATAGTGAATTAGATCAAGAAAACCTGGTGTGTTGTATAAATTGGACTTAGAGAAGGCATGAGATTATGTATGTTAATTGGGAATTCTTGCTATATTTGTTGAAGAGATatggctttggggagaaataGAGAGCATGGATGGCTCATTGTATTTCTACAATCCGGTTCTCAATTCTTGTTAATGGATCTCCTTATGGAGTTTTTAGTAGTTTCCGTAGATTGAGACAAGGGATCCTTTTATCTCCTCTATTGTTTGTGATtattatggaggctttgagtagGATGATGACTATCACTGTGGAAATGGGGCTTTTATCAGGGTTTTCAATGGGGTCAAGGAATAATGAGGAACTTCTAGTGtctcatcttttgtttgcaAATGATACCTTGATCTTTTGAGGCAAATCATGAACATCTTTGTCACTTGTTGGAACACTCTGGTGCCATACTAGGAAAATgagtagctcacatagagtggatGGTTTATAAAAACACTCATGAGTGCTAAATCTCACATTGCTTACTTTTGAACTTCTAGTGTCTCATCTTTTGTTTGTGAATGATACCTTGATCTTTTGAGGCAAATCATGAACATCTTTGTCACTTGTTGTAACACTCTGGTGCCATACTAGGAAAATgagtagctcacatagagtggatggtttataaaaacactcatgagtgctaaatctcacattgcttacttaCGTTTTgaactaggctttataagtgattcaaAGTAAGCTCCAAATTCACTAATCATTTTAGAGTGATAaagcagatgtggctagcgctctTCTCTGGGTTGTttcaaatggtattagagccatctAGTAATGTCATGTGATACTGTCAGCACCATATGACGTGACTCTGTCaaggacgtcaggggtttaaagGGAGAGTATGTGTCACCCCAGTCTCATATTGAGAAGATAAGTATCCCACGTAACGCTAAGTCTCATATTGCTTACTTagtaggtgaaactgagctttataagtaattctatggaagc
The sequence above is drawn from the Alnus glutinosa chromosome 11, dhAlnGlut1.1, whole genome shotgun sequence genome and encodes:
- the LOC133881393 gene encoding pentatricopeptide repeat-containing protein At5g56310-like, producing the protein MLYSKTLTRTALCTLLEPLLNQFRPHILSYAPIFQFLTGHNLLKLGQQVHAHMALRGVEPNAFLAAKMVAMYASSGNLNSAMAVFHKINTPTALLYNSILRACARYGYFEITIGIFFRMHSLGVKGDNFTFPFVLKSCAELSSRWMGKCVHGQSLRIGLEFDMYVGTSLIDMYVKCGELANARKLFDKMTMRDISSWNALIAGYMRDGEIYVAEDLFWTMPCRNIVSWTAMISGYAQNGLADQALHVFEMLKEDSEVRPNWVTIMSVLPACAHSAALEHGRRIHDFADELGLGSNASVQTALVAMYAKCGSLADARQCFDRIGQSEKNLVAWNTMITAYTSHGCGMECVWTFEEMIRAGIRPDNITFIGLLSGCNHSGLVDVGLKYFNCMNSIFSVEPRVEHYACIVDLLGRAGRLVEAKELIDKMPMQAGPSIWGALLFACQSHRNLEIAEIAARKLFVLEPENGGNYVLLSNMYAEAGMWKEVDNVRALLKCRGMKKNPGCSWI